In Bacillus alveayuensis, one DNA window encodes the following:
- a CDS encoding xanthine/CO dehydrogenase XdhC/CoxF family maturation factor (product_source=COG1975; cog=COG1975; pfam=PF02625,PF13478; superfamily=50151) — translation MITIKKELERCKKEGISGVIGIIISTKGSTYQKTGAKCFISEDRKLTGLLSGGCVEADIMEHAVKVLETGKPAVIHYDFYGEEDIVWGLGVGCNGKMNIFLQPYLPKKQPERAEMIDQYFLQSLQKQLHAVTIVNAKDKNLQGKMWILDPLQSNDDSLITVSEIAKDYQNRKNNLKNEMVYLGGEKELYVYYESLSPPPQLKVFGAGPDAIPLVKMAKNLKWIVTVLDHRPTYCNENNFPDADFIHVYPKGSVPEVSLNENTYVIIMTHNFLHDQEILESIIHSNAAYIGLLGPRKRTAQLIESSQILKFNPDIQQIHSPIGLDIGAKTPEEIAFSILAEIMMVYRGGTGRKLSELAAMAYS, via the coding sequence GTGATTACGATAAAAAAGGAATTGGAACGCTGCAAAAAGGAAGGGATATCAGGTGTTATTGGAATCATTATTTCTACAAAAGGATCTACTTACCAAAAGACAGGGGCAAAATGCTTCATATCAGAAGATCGAAAGTTAACGGGTCTTTTAAGCGGCGGTTGCGTGGAAGCAGATATAATGGAACATGCTGTAAAAGTGCTCGAAACGGGAAAGCCGGCAGTGATCCACTATGATTTTTATGGAGAAGAGGATATTGTTTGGGGACTTGGCGTTGGCTGTAATGGGAAAATGAACATTTTTTTACAGCCGTATCTACCAAAAAAGCAGCCTGAAAGGGCAGAAATGATTGATCAATATTTTTTACAATCCCTCCAAAAGCAATTACACGCTGTCACGATCGTGAATGCGAAAGATAAAAATCTTCAAGGGAAGATGTGGATCCTAGACCCTTTGCAAAGTAATGACGACTCACTCATCACTGTTTCTGAAATTGCTAAAGATTATCAAAATCGGAAGAACAATTTAAAAAATGAAATGGTTTATTTAGGTGGTGAAAAAGAATTATACGTATACTATGAATCTTTAAGTCCACCACCACAATTAAAGGTTTTTGGCGCTGGTCCTGATGCCATTCCACTTGTCAAAATGGCAAAAAACTTGAAATGGATTGTGACCGTTCTTGACCATCGTCCTACTTATTGCAACGAAAATAACTTTCCTGATGCTGATTTTATCCATGTTTATCCTAAAGGGTCTGTTCCTGAGGTTTCGCTTAATGAAAACACATATGTCATCATTATGACACACAATTTTTTACACGATCAAGAAATATTGGAATCGATCATTCATTCAAATGCGGCCTACATTGGTCTTTTAGGACCGAGAAAAAGAACTGCACAATTGATTGAAAGCAGCCAAATTCTAAAGTTTAATCCTGATATACAGCAAATTCATAGTCCTATCGGTCTTGATATTGGAGCGAAAACACCGGAAGAAATTGCCTTTAGTATTTTGGCTGAAATCATGATGGTGTACAGAGGAGGAACTGGAAGAAAATTATCAGAACTGGCAGCAATGGCTTATTCCTAA
- a CDS encoding molybdenum cofactor cytidylyltransferase (product_source=KO:K07141; cath_funfam=3.90.550.10; cog=COG2068; ko=KO:K07141; pfam=PF12804; superfamily=53448) encodes MRKNIWGLILASGFSTRMGTPKLLLPFNGKTIIQHVMDESKKSQLSGIVVVINPEIDELKMEVSKAAVNRIVLNNIANQGMSTSLKAGLKSVPETTDAVVVLLGDQPLIAADDIDAVIQCYERNGNPLIVQAKYRTKKGHPVLFDHAMFSHLFKVRGDEGARSIIKNFPNNICFAAIEKPYPHDIDTPKDYEKLLRKEVS; translated from the coding sequence GTGAGAAAAAACATTTGGGGACTGATATTAGCTTCAGGTTTTTCAACGCGGATGGGCACACCTAAGCTATTGCTCCCGTTTAATGGTAAAACGATTATTCAGCATGTCATGGATGAAAGTAAAAAATCTCAGTTAAGCGGTATCGTTGTTGTTATTAATCCTGAAATTGACGAATTAAAAATGGAAGTTTCTAAGGCAGCGGTAAACCGAATAGTTTTGAATAATATTGCCAATCAAGGCATGTCCACATCGTTAAAAGCAGGGTTGAAAAGTGTACCTGAAACGACTGATGCTGTTGTTGTGCTATTAGGTGATCAGCCGCTTATTGCAGCGGATGATATTGATGCTGTCATTCAATGCTATGAAAGGAATGGGAATCCCCTCATCGTTCAAGCAAAATATCGAACGAAAAAAGGTCATCCGGTACTTTTTGATCACGCCATGTTTTCTCATCTCTTTAAGGTGAGGGGAGATGAAGGGGCAAGATCAATTATTAAAAATTTCCCTAATAACATTTGTTTTGCTGCGATCGAAAAACCATATCCTCATGATATTGATACACCAAAAGATTATGAGAAACTTCTTCGGAAGGAGGTAAGTTAA
- a CDS encoding 2-furoyl-CoA dehydrogenase large subunit (product_source=KO:K16877; cath_funfam=3.30.365.10; cog=COG1529; ko=KO:K16877; pfam=PF01315,PF02738; smart=SM01008; superfamily=54665,56003; tigrfam=TIGR02416) yields MSKVIGKRVTRVEDARLLTGQGKYIDDIGTPPNTGHVAILRSPYPHAKIVSIDYAEALEIPGVKGVVTGKDVEPLLNPFSVGVSAPVHYYPIAIDKVRYVGEPVAVVVAKNRYIAEDALEKIKVKYENLEPIVDIERAIEDGAPILHENVGSNIANHRTFHYGDVEKAFEKADKIIKHRFQFPKYSATPVETYGIIAQYEDSSNSYTVHANFHGPFVLHSIMAGALKIPSNRLRIIIPKDIGGSYGIKAGIFPYIVLCSVVSRLVGCPVKWIEDRQEHLAASSSCTDRVTYIEAAVKDDGKILGLKMKMMDNVGAYIRAPEPACLYRNHANTTGAYDIPNLMIDAYAVMTNKLPTGLIRGYGGQETYFPLERIMQMIADELKLEPTEVIKRNLIKKEQFPYKTASGGVYDSGDYEKAFDLLLKVGKYDEFRKKQAEARRKGKLLGVGLAVIVEPSGSNMGYITIALTPEERRAGLPKSGCSEAATISMDPMGNVNVRISTTPSGQGHETVASQIVSEILGIPHDKINVVAELDTATSAWSIASGSYSSRFASLGSSAVYYAAHKVKNKLIKIAAHFLKVKEEDLTIENGKIVSKTDPSKSISIKRVVGSAHWNPLSLPEGMEPGIYETAYYTVQAEPPDDQDLINSSVTYGFVADLVTVEIDPETGDIHIIDYFTVHDAGKLLNPLIVDGQILGGLVHGLGGAMYEELVYDEKGQFLTGSFMDYLCPTAPEVPNVTIKHIETPSPITPLGAKGLGEGNTMSAPVVIANAVNDALKPYGVTIDSLPITPNKVWNMLNQSKKQEVSS; encoded by the coding sequence ATGAGTAAAGTGATTGGGAAAAGAGTGACACGTGTTGAAGATGCTAGGTTATTGACAGGACAGGGCAAATATATTGATGATATCGGTACTCCACCTAATACAGGTCATGTGGCTATTTTAAGAAGCCCTTATCCACATGCTAAAATTGTATCTATCGATTATGCAGAAGCCTTAGAAATACCCGGCGTAAAAGGTGTTGTAACAGGTAAGGATGTAGAGCCTCTACTAAATCCTTTTAGTGTTGGGGTCAGTGCTCCTGTTCATTACTATCCAATTGCTATTGATAAAGTTCGTTATGTAGGTGAACCAGTAGCAGTTGTCGTGGCCAAAAACCGTTATATTGCGGAGGATGCGTTAGAAAAAATTAAGGTGAAATATGAAAATCTTGAACCAATTGTAGACATTGAACGTGCAATAGAAGATGGAGCACCTATTTTACATGAAAATGTTGGTTCAAATATTGCTAATCATCGAACATTTCACTATGGAGATGTAGAGAAGGCTTTTGAGAAAGCTGACAAAATCATAAAGCATCGTTTTCAATTTCCGAAATATTCTGCGACGCCAGTTGAAACATACGGCATTATTGCACAATACGAGGATAGCTCTAATAGTTATACGGTTCACGCAAACTTTCACGGACCGTTTGTGCTTCATTCGATTATGGCTGGGGCATTAAAAATCCCAAGTAACCGGTTGAGAATTATCATACCAAAGGATATTGGTGGCAGCTACGGAATCAAAGCTGGGATATTCCCATACATCGTTCTTTGTTCCGTTGTGAGTCGTCTCGTGGGCTGTCCTGTGAAATGGATCGAGGACCGGCAGGAGCATTTGGCAGCTAGTTCAAGCTGTACGGATCGCGTCACATATATAGAAGCGGCTGTAAAAGATGATGGGAAAATACTAGGATTAAAAATGAAAATGATGGATAACGTAGGTGCATATATTCGGGCACCAGAGCCGGCATGTTTGTACCGGAACCATGCTAATACAACAGGTGCCTATGATATTCCAAACTTAATGATTGATGCGTATGCCGTCATGACGAATAAATTGCCGACAGGGCTTATACGTGGATATGGGGGGCAAGAAACGTATTTCCCTCTTGAACGGATCATGCAAATGATTGCGGATGAATTAAAATTAGAGCCAACTGAAGTGATTAAACGAAATTTAATTAAAAAAGAACAATTTCCATACAAAACGGCATCTGGTGGAGTGTATGATAGCGGAGACTATGAAAAAGCGTTTGACCTGCTGTTAAAAGTCGGAAAATATGATGAATTCCGAAAAAAACAAGCTGAAGCACGCAGGAAAGGAAAGCTTCTAGGTGTTGGTCTTGCTGTGATCGTTGAACCATCTGGTTCAAATATGGGTTACATTACGATCGCACTAACCCCTGAGGAAAGAAGAGCAGGGCTTCCGAAATCAGGTTGTTCAGAAGCGGCGACGATTTCGATGGATCCGATGGGAAATGTGAATGTTCGCATAAGTACTACACCATCTGGACAAGGGCATGAAACGGTCGCAAGCCAAATTGTATCAGAAATTCTCGGAATTCCACATGACAAAATTAATGTCGTAGCTGAGCTTGATACAGCTACAAGTGCCTGGTCTATTGCTTCCGGAAGCTATTCGAGCCGGTTTGCGTCACTCGGATCAAGCGCTGTGTACTACGCAGCTCATAAGGTAAAAAATAAACTCATAAAAATTGCCGCACATTTTTTAAAAGTGAAGGAAGAAGATTTAACGATTGAAAACGGTAAGATCGTTTCCAAAACCGATCCATCTAAATCTATTTCTATAAAAAGGGTTGTTGGATCAGCCCATTGGAATCCGCTTTCTTTGCCAGAAGGGATGGAGCCTGGAATTTATGAAACAGCCTATTATACTGTCCAAGCTGAACCACCGGATGACCAGGACCTTATTAATTCATCGGTTACTTATGGATTTGTTGCTGATTTAGTGACAGTAGAAATTGATCCAGAGACAGGAGACATCCACATTATAGATTATTTCACGGTCCACGATGCTGGAAAACTGTTAAATCCGCTTATTGTAGATGGACAAATACTGGGAGGTCTTGTCCATGGGCTTGGCGGTGCCATGTATGAAGAACTCGTCTACGATGAAAAAGGTCAGTTTTTAACTGGATCATTTATGGATTATTTATGTCCAACAGCACCTGAAGTACCAAATGTAACGATTAAACATATTGAGACGCCATCACCAATTACACCATTAGGCGCTAAAGGTCTTGGGGAAGGAAATACAATGAGTGCACCAGTTGTCATTGCAAATGCAGTAAATGATGCGTTGAAGCCATATGGTGTGACGATTGATTCATTACCTATAACGCCAAATAAAGTATGGAACATGTTGAATCAGTCTAAAAAACAGGAGGTATCATCATGA
- a CDS encoding carbon monoxide dehydrogenase subunit G (product_source=COG3427; cog=COG3427; ko=KO:K09386; pfam=PF06240; superfamily=55961) — protein MNGKGSVTLNAGIEKAWGVLLDPLALKNCIMGCKKLEPVDENKYEAELSIGIAAVKGKYESTIEIADVQKPNHYKLVVKGEGGPGSVEATGVVDLIPIDDNKTELNYTYDAEVGGKVAMVGQRMLNGVAKLIIQDFFKKFNKELAKSEQSI, from the coding sequence ATGAACGGAAAAGGGAGCGTAACATTAAATGCAGGAATTGAAAAGGCATGGGGAGTGCTGCTTGACCCACTGGCATTAAAAAATTGCATTATGGGCTGTAAAAAATTAGAGCCTGTCGATGAAAACAAATATGAAGCGGAATTATCTATTGGAATTGCTGCTGTTAAAGGGAAATATGAATCAACCATTGAAATCGCTGATGTTCAAAAACCGAACCATTACAAGCTCGTTGTAAAAGGGGAAGGTGGACCAGGAAGTGTTGAAGCAACAGGTGTTGTTGATCTTATTCCAATTGACGATAACAAGACGGAATTGAACTATACGTATGATGCGGAAGTTGGCGGTAAAGTGGCAATGGTTGGACAAAGAATGCTAAACGGTGTAGCGAAGTTAATCATTCAGGACTTCTTTAAAAAGTTTAATAAAGAGTTAGCGAAAAGTGAACAATCAATTTAA
- a CDS encoding carbon-monoxide dehydrogenase medium subunit/2-furoyl-CoA dehydrogenase FAD binding subunit (product_source=KO:K03519/KO:K16878; cath_funfam=3.30.390.50,3.30.465.10; cog=COG1319; ko=KO:K03519,KO:K16878; pfam=PF00941,PF03450; smart=SM01092; superfamily=55447,56176) has translation MKPVKFDYYSPKAVDEALTLLEEAGFDGKIIAGGQSLVPIMNMRLSSPECLIDINRLHDLHFIEMDSDKVKIGALTRQAEVERSDVVQKHLGLLSEAVPFIGHVQTRNRGTFGGSLVHADPTAEIPLSLMALGGTLHIASKDEVREVNVEDFFITYLTTDIMPNEMLTEIHIPIEKGRNGYSFYEISRRHGDFALVASACQLTIDHLERISNVRLVLGGVEATPLLLEEVNESMTGEVLSDSLLKKVEDIVDEMVDPESDIHATAEYRRHLAKKLAVRTVKSAYERARGETNECS, from the coding sequence ATGAAACCGGTAAAATTCGATTATTATTCCCCGAAAGCAGTTGATGAAGCTTTAACGCTTTTAGAAGAAGCCGGATTTGACGGGAAAATCATTGCCGGTGGTCAAAGTCTTGTACCAATAATGAACATGAGGCTATCATCGCCAGAATGTTTAATTGACATTAATCGCCTTCATGATTTGCATTTTATTGAGATGGATAGCGACAAAGTGAAAATTGGTGCGTTGACACGGCAGGCGGAAGTTGAGAGATCAGATGTAGTTCAGAAGCATTTAGGTCTTTTAAGCGAAGCGGTTCCCTTTATTGGGCACGTTCAAACGAGAAATCGGGGAACATTTGGAGGAAGTCTTGTTCACGCTGACCCAACAGCTGAAATTCCACTTTCATTAATGGCGCTCGGAGGGACCCTTCATATTGCTTCTAAAGATGAAGTGCGAGAAGTAAACGTCGAGGATTTCTTTATAACTTATTTAACCACAGACATTATGCCAAATGAGATGCTGACGGAAATACACATTCCTATCGAAAAAGGAAGAAATGGATATTCATTTTATGAAATTTCTCGCCGCCACGGTGATTTTGCACTCGTTGCCTCTGCTTGTCAATTAACCATTGATCATTTAGAACGCATTTCAAATGTTCGGCTTGTATTAGGTGGTGTTGAGGCTACGCCATTGCTATTAGAAGAGGTAAACGAATCGATGACAGGAGAGGTTTTATCTGACTCCCTTCTCAAAAAAGTCGAGGATATCGTGGATGAAATGGTAGATCCGGAGTCAGACATACACGCAACTGCTGAATATAGAAGACATCTTGCGAAAAAATTGGCAGTGCGTACAGTTAAATCAGCCTACGAACGAGCAAGAGGTGAAACTAATGAGTGTTCATGA
- a CDS encoding carbon-monoxide dehydrogenase small subunit/2-furoyl-CoA dehydrogenase 2Fe-2S iron sulfur subunit (product_source=KO:K03518/KO:K16879; cath_funfam=3.30.365.10; cog=COG2080; ko=KO:K03518,KO:K16879; pfam=PF00111,PF01799; superfamily=47741,54292) — MSVHEIEVTINGKKYKEQVESRMLLSDFLRETCGLTGTHVGCEHGVCGACTIHLNGSAVRSCLIFAVQVDGQEITTVEGLGEDGQLTALQKNFIECHGLQCGFCTPGILMSATDYLQNNPNPSVQEIKEMLSGHLCRCTGYGGIIEAIQKTVEENSNKAQVERG; from the coding sequence ATGAGTGTTCATGAAATCGAAGTGACCATCAACGGAAAAAAATATAAAGAACAAGTTGAGTCGAGAATGCTGTTAAGTGATTTTTTACGAGAAACGTGTGGTCTCACTGGCACACATGTAGGCTGTGAACACGGTGTGTGCGGTGCTTGCACGATCCATTTAAATGGTTCAGCTGTTCGGAGCTGCCTCATATTTGCTGTTCAAGTGGATGGACAGGAGATCACAACAGTAGAAGGTTTGGGAGAAGACGGTCAATTAACTGCATTACAAAAAAACTTCATTGAATGCCACGGTCTTCAGTGTGGATTCTGTACACCTGGTATCTTAATGTCAGCAACTGACTATTTGCAAAACAACCCGAATCCTTCTGTTCAGGAAATTAAAGAAATGCTTTCAGGACATTTATGCCGGTGCACGGGTTATGGTGGAATTATCGAAGCGATTCAAAAAACGGTTGAAGAAAATAGTAATAAAGCTCAGGTAGAAAGGGGATGA